The Acidobacteriota bacterium genome includes a window with the following:
- a CDS encoding ABC transporter ATP-binding protein — protein sequence MNDPVVEIRGVSKTFRSGLRRLPVHALRGVDVTVARGTVTAFVGPNGAGKTTTINTVLGFLKPDQGRVSVFGLEAGSREARRRIGFQSEIFHPYPFHTARGAMEFYGRLSGQPGENLAEAVVYQLQRLGLGDSMDRKVGSFSKGMIQRLGLAQALLHRPELLLLDEPTTGLDPQGRKLVADIIQEEQANGTTVFLSSHILSDIERTCDRLIMIRNGEVVLKQEIGARLHQDGWEIEVLGWDAGADADLARAGFRPVRVDGAAAFFECSRAEKNDLLRRVLDLSLDVGVIRRAAPSLEEIYMEHVKGRRGA from the coding sequence GTGAACGACCCAGTCGTCGAGATCCGCGGAGTGTCGAAAACCTTCCGTTCCGGGCTGCGGCGGCTGCCGGTCCATGCCCTCAGGGGCGTGGACGTGACCGTGGCGCGGGGCACGGTCACCGCCTTCGTCGGTCCCAACGGAGCAGGCAAGACCACCACCATCAATACTGTCCTGGGGTTCCTCAAACCGGACCAGGGCCGCGTCTCGGTCTTCGGCCTCGAGGCCGGGTCCAGGGAGGCTCGGCGGAGAATCGGATTCCAGTCGGAGATCTTTCACCCCTACCCGTTCCACACCGCCAGGGGCGCCATGGAGTTTTACGGCCGACTCTCGGGTCAGCCTGGCGAGAACCTTGCCGAAGCTGTCGTATACCAACTCCAACGATTGGGCCTGGGCGACTCCATGGACCGGAAAGTCGGGAGCTTCTCCAAGGGGATGATCCAGCGGCTGGGACTGGCGCAGGCCTTGCTCCATCGGCCCGAACTGCTCCTGTTGGACGAGCCGACCACGGGACTGGATCCGCAGGGACGCAAGCTGGTGGCCGACATCATCCAGGAGGAACAGGCGAACGGCACAACCGTCTTTCTCAGCAGCCACATACTTTCGGACATCGAGCGGACCTGTGACCGGTTGATCATGATTCGAAATGGCGAGGTCGTGCTCAAACAGGAGATCGGAGCCCGCTTGCACCAGGACGGGTGGGAAATCGAGGTGCTGGGTTGGGACGCCGGAGCGGATGCCGATCTGGCAAGGGCGGGTTTCCGTCCCGTCCGAGTGGACGGCGCGGCAGCCTTTTTCGAATGCTCGAGGGCCGAGAAGAATGACCTGCTCCGTCGAGTTTTGGACCTGTCTCTCGACGTGGGTGTCATCCGGCGCGCCGCCCCTTCGCTGGAGGAAATCTATATGGAACACGTCAAGGGACGGCGCGGTGCCTGA
- a CDS encoding ABC transporter permease subunit, with product MPEIWIIAANTFREILRRKVIYVLLLLGVLMIVIWLGQTSLMNMASEAEEPEILLEMKTSQTQFFFGMWSFCTAVLGLFLGAVALATEIRTQTIVPVLVRPIPRWAYLVGKWLGTQFFVCLLLVLGLGIGLAIIWTFELEIRPLFWFSMLEMFAYATLYTGVSLGLSVVLNPILAGGVTLLLASLPNMIEFLFRHPHWALKGLAAVVYYLGPAHMPTDLLADSFEREPLEPDYSLYARVMVENILYSMTVLLAGCILFSRREIKLK from the coding sequence GTGCCTGAGATCTGGATCATCGCCGCCAACACCTTTCGGGAGATTCTTCGGCGCAAGGTGATCTACGTCCTGCTGTTGCTCGGAGTTCTCATGATCGTCATCTGGCTGGGCCAGACGTCTCTCATGAATATGGCCTCCGAAGCCGAGGAGCCTGAGATCCTGCTGGAGATGAAGACTTCGCAGACGCAGTTCTTCTTTGGCATGTGGAGTTTCTGCACCGCCGTCCTGGGACTGTTTCTGGGAGCAGTCGCCCTCGCCACGGAAATCAGGACTCAGACCATCGTTCCGGTGCTCGTCAGACCGATTCCACGATGGGCGTACCTGGTGGGCAAGTGGCTGGGCACCCAGTTTTTCGTCTGCCTCCTGCTCGTATTGGGCCTTGGAATCGGCCTTGCCATCATCTGGACGTTCGAACTGGAGATACGTCCTCTGTTCTGGTTCAGCATGTTGGAGATGTTCGCCTATGCCACTCTGTACACGGGGGTGAGCCTGGGCTTGAGCGTAGTGCTGAATCCGATTCTGGCTGGAGGCGTGACGTTGCTGCTGGCCAGCCTACCGAACATGATCGAGTTTCTGTTCCGCCATCCCCACTGGGCGCTCAAGGGCCTGGCGGCTGTGGTCTACTACCTGGGTCCCGCTCATATGCCGACCGATCTGCTGGCCGACAGCTTCGAGCGGGAACCGCTTGAACCGGACTACTCCCTCTACGCTCGTGTCATGGTCGAGAATATCCTTTACTCGATGACCGTCCTCCTGGCAGGCTGCATCCTGTTCTCCCGGCGGGAGATCAAGCTGAAATGA
- a CDS encoding acyl-CoA synthetase produces MRYLLVDETSETRLEFIPSPEAALQSFSGRRIARWAGRYAALLHRRGIRAGDRVALHLPNSPELVVALLGNHLLGVVTVPVISVATMTELEYVAGRAEISGLVGSDPFPGRVGMQLLKEEFWEAVQEQQGGFPESDDPEAPALLCFTSGTTARPKGVLLTHRNIRSNLRDLIQVWQWTREDRLLLTLPLFHVHGLVVALHGWAMTGCRAILTRKFDPTHVLDLLTHGGCTLFMGVPTMYHRMVSAFDPQIHSFDTLRLAISGSAPMSVELHRKCREMTGQTILERYGMTETIMNTSNPFHGRLPGSVGLPLPSVQLRLIDDRMRDIREERQIGEVCVRGPNVFGGYWKDPEATSKAFLGDWLRTGDAGYRDENGYYHLVGRLSVDLIKSGGYRIGSREVEDVLERHPGVREVAVVGLPDPDLGEKVAAFVVTDGTAGEEDLAAHCRSALALFKCPRVFLIVDSLPRNAMGKVTKPVLKTTRLDGS; encoded by the coding sequence ATGCGATATTTGCTGGTGGACGAGACCTCCGAAACGCGATTGGAATTCATCCCGTCCCCGGAGGCCGCGCTGCAATCCTTTTCCGGACGCCGGATTGCCCGGTGGGCCGGGCGTTACGCCGCCCTCCTCCACCGGCGGGGGATTCGGGCCGGCGACCGGGTCGCCCTGCATCTGCCGAATTCACCCGAACTGGTCGTGGCGCTCCTGGGCAACCACCTGTTGGGCGTGGTGACGGTTCCCGTCATCTCCGTTGCGACGATGACGGAATTGGAGTACGTGGCCGGCCGGGCCGAGATTTCGGGCCTCGTCGGTTCCGATCCGTTTCCGGGACGAGTGGGAATGCAACTCTTGAAGGAAGAGTTCTGGGAGGCGGTGCAGGAACAACAGGGCGGATTTCCGGAATCGGACGACCCGGAGGCGCCGGCCCTCCTCTGCTTCACTTCCGGGACCACCGCGCGGCCCAAGGGGGTCCTCCTGACTCACCGGAACATCAGGAGCAACCTCCGGGACCTGATCCAGGTCTGGCAATGGACTCGGGAGGACCGGCTCCTGTTGACGCTCCCCCTGTTCCATGTGCACGGACTGGTCGTGGCGCTTCACGGATGGGCCATGACGGGGTGCCGGGCGATCCTCACCCGGAAGTTCGATCCCACTCATGTCCTGGACCTGCTCACCCACGGGGGCTGCACGCTGTTCATGGGCGTGCCCACCATGTACCACCGGATGGTCTCCGCCTTCGACCCGCAAATCCACAGCTTCGATACCCTGCGTCTCGCCATCAGCGGCTCCGCTCCCATGTCGGTGGAACTGCACCGGAAATGCCGCGAAATGACGGGTCAAACGATCCTGGAACGGTACGGGATGACGGAGACCATCATGAACACGTCCAATCCCTTCCATGGCCGCCTCCCCGGATCGGTCGGCCTTCCGCTGCCCTCGGTCCAGCTCCGCCTCATCGACGACCGGATGAGGGATATCCGGGAAGAAAGGCAGATCGGGGAGGTCTGCGTGCGCGGCCCCAACGTCTTCGGCGGTTACTGGAAGGATCCGGAGGCGACGTCCAAGGCCTTCCTGGGGGATTGGCTGCGCACGGGCGACGCGGGGTACCGGGACGAGAACGGTTACTACCACCTGGTGGGCCGCCTGAGCGTGGACCTGATCAAATCGGGCGGCTACCGCATCGGCTCCCGGGAGGTGGAGGATGTCCTGGAGCGTCACCCGGGAGTCCGGGAAGTGGCGGTGGTCGGACTTCCCGACCCGGACCTGGGAGAGAAGGTGGCGGCGTTCGTGGTGACGGACGGGACAGCCGGCGAGGAGGACCTGGCGGCTCATTGCCGGTCCGCGCTGGCTCTCTTCAAGTGTCCCCGGGTGTTTCTCATCGTCGATTCCCTGCCTCGAAACGCCATGGGCAAGGTCACCAAGCCGGTCCTCAAAACCACCCGCCTGGATGGCTCCTGA
- a CDS encoding replication-associated recombination protein A, whose protein sequence is MNEHLFPGMAPVGKEGGPKAPLADRMRPLTLEQVVGQEHLLGPGKILREIADSGEIPSLLLWGPPGVGKTTLAHLMADQGNCHFIAISAVLAGVKEVKRIVQEARTEWRLRQHRTVLFVDEIHRFNKAQQDAFLPHVENGTLILVGATTENPSFEVIPPLLSRSRVLVLEALEESHLLTLLRRALKEDRGLGPWKIEVEPGCLRAIARFADGDARVALNSLELAAQLVRRSRSGDPSITREIVGEALQKRTLRYDKSGEEHFNLISALHKSLRNSDPDASLYWMGRMLEAGEDPLYIARRMVRFASEDIGLADPDALGRAIDAMQAVHFIGLPEGKLALAQLAVYLAQAPKSNRIYEAYSRVEKDVSRTRNQPVPLHLRNAPTNLMKELGYGRNYRYAHNEPDRVADMACLPPNLASRRYYEPGGEGFERDVRTRLEIVESLKKRRHK, encoded by the coding sequence ATGAATGAGCATTTGTTCCCCGGCATGGCCCCAGTTGGGAAAGAGGGAGGACCGAAGGCGCCCCTCGCGGATCGAATGCGCCCCCTCACCCTGGAACAGGTCGTCGGGCAGGAGCACCTTCTGGGTCCTGGAAAAATCCTGCGGGAAATCGCGGACTCGGGCGAGATCCCGTCCCTGCTCCTCTGGGGCCCCCCGGGCGTGGGCAAGACGACCCTGGCGCACCTGATGGCGGACCAGGGAAACTGCCACTTCATCGCCATCAGCGCGGTCCTGGCGGGTGTCAAGGAGGTCAAGCGGATCGTGCAGGAAGCGCGCACCGAGTGGCGCCTCCGGCAACACCGTACCGTGTTGTTCGTGGACGAGATTCATCGCTTCAACAAGGCTCAGCAAGATGCATTCCTTCCCCACGTCGAAAACGGGACCCTGATTCTGGTGGGCGCGACCACCGAGAATCCTTCCTTCGAGGTCATCCCTCCCCTGCTCTCCCGCAGCCGGGTTCTGGTTCTCGAGGCTCTGGAAGAATCGCACTTGCTCACGTTGCTCCGGCGAGCGCTCAAGGAGGACCGTGGACTGGGCCCCTGGAAGATCGAGGTGGAGCCGGGTTGCCTACGGGCGATCGCCCGCTTTGCCGATGGGGATGCGCGCGTGGCCCTCAACTCGCTGGAATTGGCGGCGCAACTGGTTCGGCGGTCCAGATCGGGAGATCCGAGTATCACACGGGAAATCGTAGGAGAGGCGTTGCAGAAACGGACTCTCCGTTACGACAAGTCAGGCGAGGAGCACTTCAATCTGATTTCGGCTCTTCACAAGTCCCTGCGCAACAGCGATCCTGACGCATCCCTGTACTGGATGGGAAGGATGTTGGAAGCGGGGGAAGACCCTCTCTATATCGCCCGGCGGATGGTCCGTTTTGCCTCCGAGGACATCGGTCTGGCCGATCCGGACGCGCTCGGACGCGCCATCGACGCCATGCAGGCCGTTCATTTCATCGGCCTTCCCGAAGGCAAGCTCGCCTTGGCCCAGTTGGCCGTCTATCTGGCCCAGGCGCCCAAGTCGAACCGGATCTACGAGGCCTACTCGCGGGTCGAGAAGGACGTTTCCAGAACTCGTAACCAGCCCGTTCCCCTGCACTTGAGGAATGCCCCCACCAACCTGATGAAGGAGCTCGGCTACGGCCGGAACTATCGCTACGCCCACAACGAACCGGACCGAGTGGCCGATATGGCCTGTCTGCCTCCCAATCTGGCGAGCCGGCGCTACTACGAACCGGGCGGCGAAGGTTTCGAGCGCGACGTCCGGACGCGGCTGGAAATCGTCGAATCGCTGAAGAAACGCCGCCACAAGTAG
- a CDS encoding GNAT family N-acetyltransferase — MADLLPERTVQTGTQAIRLRALTTIGEMDEVVDLEEQIWGYGAPGSDSPYPARALFAVAESGGLVAGAFAGGDLVGFALSWLGSENGTRVPYLHSQLMGVLPAYRSHGIGYQLKLFQRDYALDSGLELIKWTFDPLIAANAHLNLKKLGSVIRSYVPNYYGNLQSRFTRGIASDRVWVSWFVKSQRVRGRVDRSSSSTSRVAGLPRATRVKPDPISGLVRLCGFRLDLDSKRLLVEVPGAFGTLRRTEPKLAREWQRKIREIFVHYLKRGYCASDFFFMDGRSAYLLDRSPLSRILNSE, encoded by the coding sequence ATGGCTGATCTCCTACCTGAACGGACGGTCCAGACCGGCACTCAAGCCATTCGTCTCAGAGCCCTCACAACCATCGGAGAAATGGATGAGGTCGTCGACCTGGAGGAACAGATCTGGGGGTATGGCGCACCCGGATCCGATTCCCCCTACCCCGCCCGGGCCCTGTTCGCCGTGGCCGAGAGCGGCGGGCTGGTGGCCGGCGCCTTCGCCGGCGGAGATCTGGTCGGCTTCGCCCTCTCCTGGCTGGGCTCGGAAAACGGGACGCGAGTTCCCTATCTCCACAGCCAACTCATGGGCGTCCTCCCCGCGTACCGTTCCCACGGGATCGGCTACCAATTGAAGTTGTTCCAACGAGACTACGCTCTGGACTCGGGACTTGAACTGATCAAGTGGACCTTCGATCCCCTTATTGCGGCGAATGCGCACTTGAACCTGAAGAAGCTGGGATCCGTGATTCGGTCGTACGTCCCCAACTACTACGGGAACCTGCAAAGCCGCTTCACCAGGGGAATCGCTTCCGACCGGGTGTGGGTGTCCTGGTTCGTCAAGTCGCAACGCGTCCGGGGAAGGGTTGACCGCTCGTCCTCGTCCACGTCAAGGGTTGCCGGACTGCCCCGGGCGACCCGGGTGAAACCGGATCCGATCAGCGGTCTTGTACGCCTGTGCGGGTTCCGGCTCGACCTGGATTCGAAACGGCTGCTGGTGGAGGTGCCCGGCGCCTTCGGCACGCTTCGAAGAACGGAGCCGAAGCTGGCTCGGGAGTGGCAGCGAAAGATCCGTGAAATATTCGTCCACTACCTGAAAAGGGGCTACTGCGCCTCGGATTTCTTTTTCATGGACGGCCGGAGCGCCTACCTGCTGGATCGCTCACCCCTGTCCCGGATCCTGAATTCAGAATAG
- a CDS encoding methyltransferase domain-containing protein, with protein MFKRISIFATLLLCAWPAASALQLGSKPAKDWIESMERPERLAKLKTDEVMARLDLKPGDLVADVGAGSGVFSWPLAQAVAPGGTVYAVEVDQGFLEFIREGAQQKGVDNVVPVLGAFTDPKLPVRNLDLAFFHNVLHHIEGRPAYLETLSGYLKPNARIVIIDLVDGHKEPEMQMSLDQVKEWMAGVGFEMTAEYSLFEDRFFTVFSRVAAP; from the coding sequence ATGTTCAAACGTATCTCCATCTTCGCCACGCTCCTTTTGTGCGCCTGGCCGGCCGCCAGCGCCTTGCAATTGGGAAGCAAGCCGGCCAAGGACTGGATCGAGTCGATGGAACGGCCCGAACGCCTCGCCAAGCTCAAGACCGACGAGGTCATGGCCCGGCTGGATCTGAAACCGGGTGACCTGGTGGCGGACGTCGGCGCCGGCAGCGGCGTCTTCAGTTGGCCTCTGGCGCAAGCCGTGGCCCCCGGAGGCACCGTGTATGCCGTCGAAGTGGACCAGGGGTTCCTCGAATTCATCCGGGAGGGAGCGCAGCAGAAAGGCGTGGATAATGTCGTCCCGGTGTTAGGAGCGTTCACCGATCCCAAGCTGCCGGTCCGGAACCTGGACCTGGCGTTCTTTCACAACGTCCTGCACCACATCGAGGGACGCCCGGCCTACCTTGAGACGCTCTCCGGGTACCTGAAGCCCAATGCCCGAATCGTCATCATCGACCTGGTCGACGGACACAAAGAGCCCGAAATGCAGATGAGCCTGGATCAGGTCAAGGAATGGATGGCCGGCGTCGGGTTCGAGATGACCGCGGAATACTCCCTCTTCGAAGACAGGTTCTTCACTGTCTTTTCCCGGGTGGCGGCTCCGTGA
- a CDS encoding pyridoxal phosphate-dependent aminotransferase, translating to MSNLGTETAFEVLARAKGLEAQGRDIVHLEIGEPDFNTHEDIVEAAVGALRDGHHHYTPSAGILPLRQAIAREISETRQIAVDPDEVVVTPGAKPIIFFSILALAQKGDEVIYPDPGFPIYESMIRYVGARPVPVPLREELDFRMDIQELVDLSSPRTRLIILNSPNNPTGSVLNRGDISAIVDAFADSDVCFLSDEVYNRIIYDEPHVSIASFPGMKERTILLDGFSKTYAMTGWRMGYGVMPKELAGHVTKLMVNSNSCTAAFTQMAGIQALRQDPKPVHEMVKIFQTRRDRIVDLLNSVEGVSCRQPKGAFYVFPNTRALSEDSPKLADYLLQEGGIALLSGTSFGNMGQGYLRLSYATSLEMLEKGVRRMKAALAKWPAVV from the coding sequence ATGTCCAATTTGGGGACCGAGACGGCCTTCGAGGTTTTGGCCCGAGCCAAGGGTCTTGAAGCTCAAGGACGGGACATCGTCCACCTGGAGATCGGAGAGCCCGACTTCAATACCCACGAAGACATCGTCGAGGCGGCAGTCGGGGCGTTGAGAGACGGCCACCACCACTACACTCCGTCTGCGGGTATCCTTCCCTTGCGTCAAGCCATCGCCCGGGAGATCTCTGAGACCAGGCAGATCGCAGTCGATCCGGACGAGGTCGTGGTGACACCCGGCGCCAAGCCGATCATCTTCTTTTCGATTCTGGCTCTGGCTCAGAAGGGGGACGAGGTGATCTATCCCGATCCGGGGTTCCCCATCTACGAGTCGATGATCCGCTATGTGGGGGCGCGCCCGGTGCCCGTTCCCTTGCGGGAGGAATTGGATTTTCGGATGGATATCCAGGAGCTGGTCGACTTGTCCAGCCCGCGCACCCGTCTCATCATTCTCAACTCTCCCAACAACCCCACCGGTTCGGTGTTGAACCGGGGAGACATCAGCGCCATCGTCGACGCGTTTGCGGATTCCGATGTTTGCTTTCTCTCCGACGAAGTCTACAACCGCATCATTTACGACGAACCCCACGTGAGCATTGCGTCTTTTCCCGGCATGAAGGAGCGGACCATATTGTTGGACGGGTTTTCCAAGACCTACGCCATGACCGGCTGGAGAATGGGTTACGGTGTCATGCCCAAGGAGCTGGCGGGGCATGTGACCAAACTCATGGTCAATTCCAATTCCTGTACGGCCGCCTTCACTCAGATGGCCGGCATCCAGGCCCTCCGACAGGACCCCAAACCGGTTCACGAGATGGTGAAGATCTTCCAGACCCGGAGAGACCGGATCGTCGATCTTCTGAACAGTGTCGAGGGCGTCTCGTGCCGGCAGCCAAAAGGCGCCTTCTACGTCTTCCCCAACACGCGGGCACTGTCGGAAGATTCCCCGAAGCTGGCCGATTACCTGTTGCAGGAAGGGGGCATCGCGCTCCTTTCCGGCACCTCCTTTGGAAACATGGGACAGGGCTACCTGCGGCTTTCCTATGCCACCTCCCTGGAAATGCTGGAAAAGGGAGTTCGGAGGATGAAGGCCGCTCTGGCGAAGTGGCCGGCTGTGGTTTGA
- a CDS encoding TlpA disulfide reductase family protein, whose product MRSILIGLFFVVFAGFSLSVKLDLRRPTETTKVRTGDAAPDFSLGTLQGNPIELHRTAKENKLVLVNFWATWCGPCRLEMPVFEKIYLEKRKEGFEILAISVEEESKVVKEYLDKKPVSFPVLLDPEGTVAEQYGIRAFPTTFQVNSDGKVERVIEGLDRFLKYQIEARLETTSSPEEAAEP is encoded by the coding sequence ATGAGATCGATCCTGATCGGCCTGTTTTTCGTTGTCTTCGCCGGGTTCAGCCTCAGTGTCAAACTCGATCTGCGGCGTCCAACCGAGACCACCAAGGTCAGAACCGGAGATGCCGCACCCGACTTCTCCCTGGGCACCCTCCAGGGAAACCCCATCGAGCTGCACCGCACCGCGAAGGAAAACAAGTTGGTCCTGGTCAACTTCTGGGCCACATGGTGCGGTCCCTGCCGTCTGGAAATGCCCGTCTTTGAAAAGATTTACCTCGAAAAAAGGAAGGAAGGATTCGAAATACTCGCCATCAGCGTCGAAGAGGAATCGAAGGTCGTGAAGGAATATCTCGACAAGAAGCCCGTGTCTTTCCCCGTCCTTCTCGATCCCGAGGGGACGGTGGCCGAGCAGTATGGGATTCGCGCCTTTCCCACGACCTTTCAGGTGAATTCCGACGGCAAGGTTGAGCGAGTCATCGAGGGCCTGGACAGGTTCCTGAAGTACCAGATCGAGGCTCGTCTTGAGACGACGTCCTCTCCGGAGGAAGCTGCAGAACCGTGA
- the dacB gene encoding D-alanyl-D-alanine carboxypeptidase/D-alanyl-D-alanine-endopeptidase, which yields MSTNHIPAMARALFGLLFLICPHTHGAISSSQTGTTATGGSEEPSLEVRLGQVLSAPVLVRSSWGVQVRSMDTGKILFAENPQKRLIPASNLKLLTAVAAVEDLGPDFRFTTRIWTDGRIEDGTLEGNLIIQGGADPTLGARFFSPDPEKMEEGDPLAVFRKWGENLRELGIQRIRGRLLPDDSLLEAEAPGRGWSWDDLVYGYGAVPSGLQFNEGVALVRVSPAGAGSPAHLLWRPPTPLIRWRNRIRTGPREDLELKWRRREDEVELAGAVEPSQIPIWLSVAVRNPVRYFTSTFAEVLRSGHLELMGHREGESGHGHPGASRTELFSHDSPPLSQVLRVFLKISQNLYGETIVRMLDPAPSGKRGEAGLMRMESILVHRAGLEPDSFRLADGSGLSRHNLVSAGAVIRLLEYAHRQSYGTAFRQWLPAAGTDGTLRRRLRAPGLKGRVQAKTGSMEGVRALSGFVETVHGETLAFAMLVNALKGDEAGLQALQEEFLQVLVDAPRTGNPPSPPQ from the coding sequence GTGTCCACGAATCACATTCCGGCCATGGCGCGCGCTCTCTTCGGATTGCTTTTCCTCATCTGTCCGCACACCCATGGCGCAATTTCGAGCTCGCAGACCGGTACGACGGCAACCGGAGGATCGGAAGAGCCCAGCCTGGAGGTTCGGCTTGGACAGGTTCTGTCGGCGCCGGTTCTGGTTCGGTCCTCCTGGGGAGTCCAGGTCCGGTCCATGGACACCGGGAAGATCCTGTTCGCCGAGAATCCCCAAAAGCGTTTGATACCCGCTTCGAATCTGAAGCTGCTGACCGCCGTCGCCGCCGTCGAAGACCTGGGGCCGGACTTCCGGTTCACGACGCGGATCTGGACCGATGGCCGAATCGAGGACGGGACCCTGGAGGGCAACCTCATCATCCAGGGAGGGGCAGACCCGACCCTTGGTGCGCGCTTCTTCAGTCCCGATCCGGAGAAGATGGAGGAGGGGGATCCTCTCGCCGTGTTCCGGAAGTGGGGAGAGAATCTGCGGGAATTGGGGATTCAGCGAATTCGGGGACGGCTGCTGCCGGACGACAGCCTGCTGGAGGCGGAAGCCCCCGGGCGGGGGTGGTCATGGGACGATCTGGTTTACGGCTACGGCGCCGTTCCCAGCGGTCTGCAGTTCAACGAGGGTGTGGCCCTGGTCCGCGTCTCCCCGGCCGGCGCCGGATCTCCGGCCCACCTGCTTTGGCGCCCGCCGACGCCGCTGATCCGTTGGCGAAACCGGATCCGGACCGGACCGCGCGAAGATCTGGAGCTGAAGTGGCGACGCCGGGAAGATGAGGTCGAATTGGCCGGTGCCGTGGAACCCTCTCAGATTCCGATCTGGCTCAGCGTCGCGGTCCGGAATCCGGTCCGCTATTTCACCAGCACTTTTGCCGAGGTCCTGAGATCCGGTCACCTGGAACTGATGGGGCACCGGGAGGGCGAGAGCGGCCATGGACACCCCGGTGCCTCCAGGACGGAGCTCTTCTCCCACGACTCTCCTCCCCTCTCCCAGGTGCTTCGGGTCTTCCTGAAAATCAGCCAGAACCTCTACGGAGAGACGATCGTGAGAATGCTGGATCCGGCCCCGAGTGGGAAGCGCGGCGAGGCGGGTCTCATGAGGATGGAGTCGATACTCGTTCATCGAGCCGGTCTGGAGCCGGACAGCTTCCGCCTGGCGGACGGCTCCGGCCTCTCCCGGCACAATCTGGTCTCGGCGGGCGCCGTGATCCGGCTCCTGGAATACGCGCACCGTCAATCCTACGGGACCGCCTTTCGGCAATGGTTGCCGGCGGCGGGAACCGACGGCACTCTTCGCCGGCGGTTGAGGGCACCCGGTTTGAAGGGCCGGGTCCAGGCCAAGACCGGATCCATGGAGGGAGTCCGGGCACTGTCCGGATTCGTCGAGACGGTGCATGGGGAAACCCTGGCCTTTGCCATGCTGGTCAATGCCCTCAAGGGAGACGAGGCCGGCCTGCAAGCTCTCCAGGAGGAATTTCTCCAGGTGTTGGTCGACGCCCCCAGGACCGGGAACCCGCCTTCTCCGCCGCAGTGA
- a CDS encoding D-glycerate dehydrogenase codes for MKSYRVYATCDIGEEGLKRLTDRGYEVEVYPEVEPPPKALIVEKVASGIDALITTLRDPIDEEVFQAGRETLKVVSQIAVGVDNIDEESARKFRVPYTHTAVVLTDATAEFAFFIMGCVSRKLYPSERLVREGRWETWHPYLPFLGDEVTGKTVAVIGTGRIGRAFLLKCTGLDTDIICCDLLPEDRSFVESVQALFDFKYEQGLSNRRATIRWTSFEEAFRQADYISLHVPLTPDTHHLINDRALEIMKPTAFLINTSRGPVVDPDALVRALRAGQIAGAALDVFEQEPLPIDSPLQDPELADRLRIFHHFASAGRRTRLSGDPELGMAGRTAQGVIDVLEGNYGGDPSKMPYVFNKSAFA; via the coding sequence ATGAAGAGTTATCGCGTCTACGCCACCTGTGACATTGGAGAAGAGGGCCTCAAGCGCCTGACGGATCGGGGATACGAGGTAGAAGTCTATCCCGAAGTGGAACCTCCACCGAAGGCGCTGATCGTTGAGAAGGTCGCGTCGGGAATCGACGCGCTCATCACCACCTTGCGGGATCCCATCGATGAGGAGGTGTTCCAGGCGGGCCGGGAAACCTTGAAAGTCGTATCCCAGATTGCCGTGGGAGTCGACAATATTGACGAGGAATCAGCCCGCAAGTTCCGGGTCCCCTATACCCATACGGCCGTGGTGCTGACCGATGCTACGGCCGAATTCGCCTTTTTCATCATGGGTTGCGTTTCGCGAAAGCTGTACCCGAGCGAGCGGTTGGTGCGGGAAGGCCGGTGGGAGACATGGCATCCCTATCTCCCTTTCCTGGGGGACGAGGTTACGGGCAAGACGGTCGCCGTCATCGGAACCGGACGCATCGGGCGGGCTTTTCTGCTCAAGTGCACGGGACTGGACACCGACATCATCTGCTGCGACCTGTTGCCGGAGGATCGGTCCTTCGTGGAGTCGGTGCAGGCGCTCTTCGACTTCAAATACGAACAGGGATTGTCGAATCGGCGCGCCACCATTCGGTGGACATCGTTCGAGGAGGCGTTTCGCCAGGCGGACTACATCAGCCTGCACGTCCCTCTCACCCCCGACACGCACCATCTCATCAACGACAGGGCCTTGGAGATCATGAAACCGACGGCCTTTCTCATCAATACCTCGAGAGGTCCGGTGGTGGACCCGGACGCGTTGGTCAGAGCTCTCCGCGCGGGCCAGATCGCCGGCGCCGCTCTGGATGTCTTCGAACAGGAACCGCTTCCCATCGACTCCCCCTTGCAGGACCCGGAATTGGCGGACCGGTTGCGGATTTTCCACCATTTCGCCAGCGCCGGAAGGCGGACGCGGCTCTCGGGAGACCCGGAACTGGGCATGGCGGGTCGAACCGCCCAAGGCGTCATCGACGTTCTGGAAGGGAATTACGGAGGAGATCCGTCGAAGATGCCCTACGTGTTCAACAAGTCGGCGTTTGCTTGA